One Desulfobulbaceae bacterium genomic window, TGACAACCCTTGCCAGCCTTGCTTCGTTAACTCGTGCTGGCCATACCGTAACAGTTATTGGACCTTCGGATCACCATTATTATGCCGGTATGGGGCCCGGCCTGCTTGGCGGCACCTATAAATCCCGGGATATTCGCTTTAACACGCGCCGAGTCGTCGAAAAAAATGGCGGCTCTTTTGTGCTCGATACCGCCACACGTATCGACCCGTCAGCAAAAACTGTTCACCTGGCAAGTGGTCAGGAAGTTGCTTATGATGTTCTCTCCTGCAATGTCGGCAGCTATGTTCCGGATAAACACCCAACAGATAATTCCATACCTGTGTTCAGAGTAAAACCAATCAGCGGTCTGATCGCCGCACGTGACACCTTTCTTGAGCAATCCAAACACAAGCCCCAAAAGATTGCCATTGTCGGCGGCGGCCCTTCAGGTGCCGAAATTGCCGGCAACCTTCTGCAACTCGCAAAACAGTTTCGCCTCAAGCCTCCTCTGATTACCAT contains:
- a CDS encoding FAD-dependent oxidoreductase — translated: MSHLVLIGGGHAHMTTLASLASLTRAGHTVTVIGPSDHHYYAGMGPGLLGGTYKSRDIRFNTRRVVEKNGGSFVLDTATRIDPSAKTVHLASGQEVAYDVLSCNVGSYVPDKHPTDNSIPVFRVKPISGLIAARDTFLEQSKHKPQKIAIVGGGPSGAEIAGNLLQLAKQFRLKPPLITIFAGGGFMKGFPDHIRDHIESSLSNRGVEIVQDYSNRIQSG